The Tistrella bauzanensis genome includes a region encoding these proteins:
- a CDS encoding DNA-3-methyladenine glycosylase I, translated as MPPLPTTPVLPAFADIEARAAARHGGPTALTARLLQPRSADALRATPDHRFLAEATHAIFQAGFDWQAVDRRWPAFEDAFEGFDLARWTLMSDDDLDRLLRNTGLIRNAAKLRAVGANAVFFQAVACEHGSVGAWIAGWPPGCYMALWH; from the coding sequence ATGCCCCCATTGCCGACAACGCCCGTACTGCCTGCTTTCGCCGATATCGAGGCGCGCGCTGCTGCCCGCCATGGTGGGCCGACGGCACTGACAGCCCGTCTTCTGCAACCCCGCAGCGCCGATGCGCTGCGTGCCACACCTGATCACCGGTTTCTGGCCGAGGCGACCCATGCGATATTTCAGGCGGGTTTCGACTGGCAGGCGGTCGACCGGCGCTGGCCGGCTTTCGAAGATGCCTTCGAGGGTTTCGACCTCGCGCGCTGGACCCTGATGTCCGATGACGATCTGGACCGGTTGCTGCGCAATACCGGGTTGATCCGCAACGCGGCCAAGCTGCGCGCCGTGGGCGCGAATGCGGTGTTCTTCCAGGCGGTCGCCTGCGAGCACGGCTCGGTCGGCGCCTGGATCGCCGGCTGGCCGCCCGGCTGCTATATGGCACTATGGCACTGA